In Archangium violaceum, the following are encoded in one genomic region:
- the accB gene encoding acetyl-CoA carboxylase biotin carboxyl carrier protein, with translation MATKRKVTRTESAPAEQAGNVRVEGNTTSLDVEALRQIVEILEASEVTRLVWQRGEERLFIRRGPVPAPTIVHAAPVSPSVSPAPVVAAPVSAAPVASAPVMAHAPAAVAAPAAEKPGHVVTSPFVGTFYRTPAPEQPAFVDVGTVVKKGQVLCIIEAMKLMNEIEADVAGRVAEILVENGQPVEFGQALFRIEPV, from the coding sequence TTGGCAACCAAGCGCAAGGTAACCCGAACGGAGTCGGCGCCCGCCGAGCAGGCAGGCAACGTCCGCGTGGAGGGCAACACCACCTCCCTGGATGTGGAGGCGCTCCGGCAGATCGTGGAGATCCTCGAGGCCTCCGAGGTGACGCGGCTGGTGTGGCAGCGGGGTGAGGAGCGGCTGTTCATCCGCCGGGGCCCCGTGCCGGCGCCCACCATCGTTCACGCGGCTCCCGTGTCGCCCTCGGTGAGCCCCGCGCCCGTGGTGGCCGCACCGGTGTCCGCCGCGCCCGTGGCGTCCGCTCCGGTCATGGCGCACGCCCCGGCCGCGGTCGCGGCTCCGGCCGCGGAGAAGCCCGGTCACGTCGTCACCAGCCCGTTCGTGGGAACGTTCTACCGGACGCCCGCGCCGGAGCAGCCCGCCTTCGTGGATGTGGGCACCGTGGTGAAGAAGGGCCAGGTGCTCTGCATCATCGAGGCCATGAAGTTGATGAACGAGATCGAGGCCGACGTGGCGGGCAGGGTGGCTGAGATTCTCGTGGAGAACGGGCAGCCGGTCGAGTTCGGCCAGGCGCTGTTCCGCATCGAGCCGGTCTGA
- a CDS encoding tetratricopeptide repeat protein, which produces MDKNKIIEAAAKLVAKGAYDKAIKEYQKILDVDPKDGRVLQKMGELYQKKNDNAQAAHYFSKVAEGYSADGFFLKAVALYKQVLKLNPNLLDVNLKLAELHQQLGLMSEAMAYFQIVANHYEKAGDVKNSLDTLKKMVDLDPENVASKIKLAELYARENLPREAAQEFKRAAEYLKRNSRMDDWMRVAERLSTLEPDNVALAKELAQQYLARADQKRALAKLQVCFKADGRDVETLNMLAQAFHGLGQTAKTISVYKELAKVYQERGRTRDANEIWDRVAELDPADPELEAYRASGPVAAAPAPVPASAPAPAPAPAPARAPAAQPAPAAKAPVAAAQPAPAPAPVEAPEPALAPAAQSGKDQFSKLLTETDVYVKYGLHDKALEHLRKIFAVDPENLDAHEKAYHIYVASGNAAQASEQLLNVLRLCTRRVEVPRAQPYLAAILQQNPGHPEVPAFLAVLRTDESGATVGAQVESVGEDAILVDSSDDEIVVADAPADALEHPPGDELALVSASSTDEDEEEQIVSADFAIPADAEDGVVLADEPGAVVSDDEPLFGAGDEPEEATTVFMEPVGSDDTALEVASDDEPLLADSGTELALGDDEPSTTQVSAPSAQLLQDSFADEPVLGQAQDIPTQVSARPLELDTFADEPTSFGSPELEDEGTPVDTPALGSYELEEPEPETLPVVVAKAPVAPAKAPPQAATPAAKAPAAPAKAPPQAATPAAKAPAAPAKAPPQAAAPAAKAPAAPVKPQPAPVAQVEEPQEEPAGEECDEASFFIDQGLFEEAREIIETVMIAFPGHARATELMERLEALESGGAPAAQEESEAEAVSVPAVPALGESPAERDAFDLAAELAGEFGDLGGDQPAAAAEEDFQYSVEEVFAEFKKGLAKVVKPEDVDTHYDLGIAYREMGLIDDALNEFTVAREGCMGKKREVDCLTMIGMLQAQKGDAGAAVDTFKQALASEHATGEVSKALGFELAMAYEARGDAGKALYHFQRVAALDAKFRDAAGHAERLAATTSPVVDPLPTSGPRNGSNGAAKAASPRVPVAAANPAAASAANPRKVGYV; this is translated from the coding sequence ATGGACAAGAACAAGATCATCGAAGCCGCCGCCAAGCTCGTCGCGAAGGGCGCCTACGACAAGGCCATCAAGGAGTACCAGAAGATCCTGGACGTGGACCCGAAGGACGGCCGGGTCCTCCAGAAGATGGGGGAGCTGTACCAGAAGAAGAACGACAACGCTCAGGCGGCCCACTACTTCTCCAAGGTCGCCGAGGGCTACTCGGCCGATGGTTTCTTCCTCAAGGCCGTCGCCCTCTACAAGCAGGTCCTCAAGCTCAACCCCAACCTGCTGGACGTCAACCTCAAGCTGGCGGAGCTCCATCAGCAGCTCGGACTGATGTCCGAGGCTATGGCGTATTTCCAGATCGTCGCCAACCACTACGAGAAGGCCGGCGACGTCAAGAACTCCCTGGATACGCTCAAGAAGATGGTGGATCTCGACCCCGAGAACGTGGCGTCGAAGATCAAGCTCGCCGAGCTGTACGCGCGCGAGAACCTGCCGCGCGAGGCCGCCCAGGAGTTCAAGCGCGCCGCCGAGTACCTCAAGCGCAACAGCCGGATGGACGACTGGATGCGCGTGGCGGAGCGGCTCTCCACCCTCGAGCCGGACAACGTCGCGCTGGCCAAGGAGCTGGCGCAGCAGTACCTGGCGCGCGCGGATCAGAAGCGCGCCCTGGCCAAGCTGCAGGTGTGCTTCAAGGCGGACGGGCGCGACGTCGAGACGCTCAACATGCTGGCCCAGGCCTTCCACGGGCTCGGCCAGACCGCCAAGACCATCTCCGTCTACAAGGAGCTGGCCAAGGTCTACCAGGAGCGCGGCCGCACCAGGGACGCCAACGAGATCTGGGACCGCGTCGCCGAGTTGGATCCGGCTGATCCGGAGCTGGAGGCGTACAGGGCCTCGGGTCCCGTCGCCGCGGCGCCCGCACCGGTTCCCGCGTCCGCGCCGGCTCCAGCCCCCGCTCCGGCCCCGGCGCGTGCTCCGGCCGCGCAGCCGGCTCCGGCCGCCAAGGCCCCGGTGGCCGCGGCTCAACCGGCTCCCGCTCCCGCTCCGGTGGAGGCTCCCGAGCCCGCGCTGGCTCCCGCGGCCCAATCCGGCAAGGATCAGTTCTCCAAGCTGCTGACGGAGACGGACGTCTACGTCAAGTACGGCCTGCACGATAAGGCGCTCGAGCACCTGCGGAAGATCTTCGCGGTGGACCCGGAGAACCTCGACGCGCACGAGAAGGCGTACCACATCTACGTCGCCTCCGGGAACGCGGCCCAGGCCAGCGAGCAGCTGCTGAACGTGCTGCGCCTGTGCACGCGCCGCGTGGAGGTGCCGCGCGCCCAGCCGTACCTGGCCGCCATCCTCCAGCAGAACCCCGGCCACCCCGAGGTGCCGGCCTTCCTGGCCGTGCTGCGCACCGACGAGTCCGGTGCCACGGTGGGCGCACAGGTGGAGTCGGTGGGCGAGGACGCCATCCTGGTGGACTCGAGCGACGATGAGATCGTCGTCGCCGATGCGCCCGCGGACGCCCTGGAGCATCCGCCGGGCGACGAGCTGGCCCTCGTCTCCGCGAGCAGCACGGATGAAGATGAAGAGGAGCAGATCGTCTCCGCCGACTTCGCCATCCCCGCCGACGCGGAGGATGGGGTGGTGCTCGCGGACGAGCCGGGCGCGGTGGTGTCGGACGACGAGCCCCTCTTCGGTGCCGGCGACGAGCCCGAGGAGGCGACGACCGTCTTCATGGAGCCAGTCGGCTCCGACGACACCGCCCTCGAGGTCGCCTCCGACGACGAGCCGCTGCTGGCGGACTCGGGGACGGAGCTGGCGCTCGGCGACGACGAGCCGTCTACGACCCAGGTGTCGGCGCCCTCGGCGCAGCTCCTCCAGGATTCCTTCGCGGACGAGCCCGTGCTCGGGCAGGCACAGGACATTCCCACGCAGGTGTCGGCGCGCCCGCTGGAGCTGGACACCTTCGCGGACGAGCCCACCTCGTTCGGCTCTCCCGAGCTCGAGGACGAGGGCACCCCGGTGGATACGCCGGCGCTCGGCTCCTACGAGCTCGAGGAGCCCGAGCCCGAGACCCTGCCCGTGGTGGTGGCCAAGGCTCCGGTTGCACCCGCCAAGGCGCCGCCCCAGGCCGCCACGCCCGCCGCCAAGGCTCCGGCTGCTCCGGCAAAGGCGCCGCCCCAGGCCGCCACGCCCGCCGCCAAGGCTCCGGCTGCACCCGCCAAGGCGCCGCCTCAGGCCGCCGCGCCCGCCGCGAAGGCCCCGGCTGCTCCGGTCAAGCCGCAGCCCGCGCCCGTCGCCCAGGTCGAGGAGCCCCAGGAGGAGCCGGCCGGCGAGGAGTGCGACGAGGCCAGCTTCTTCATCGACCAGGGCCTCTTCGAGGAGGCACGGGAGATCATCGAGACGGTGATGATCGCCTTCCCGGGTCACGCGCGCGCCACCGAGCTGATGGAGCGGCTCGAGGCGCTCGAGTCCGGGGGCGCCCCGGCGGCCCAGGAGGAGTCCGAGGCCGAGGCGGTGTCCGTGCCCGCCGTGCCCGCGCTGGGCGAGTCCCCCGCCGAGCGCGATGCGTTCGACCTGGCGGCGGAGCTGGCCGGCGAGTTCGGCGACCTGGGCGGCGATCAGCCCGCGGCGGCCGCCGAGGAGGACTTCCAGTACTCGGTGGAGGAGGTCTTCGCCGAGTTCAAGAAGGGCCTCGCCAAGGTGGTCAAGCCCGAGGACGTGGACACCCACTACGACCTGGGCATCGCCTACCGCGAGATGGGCCTCATCGACGACGCCCTCAACGAGTTCACCGTGGCCCGCGAGGGTTGCATGGGCAAGAAGCGTGAGGTGGACTGCCTCACGATGATTGGCATGCTGCAGGCCCAGAAGGGCGATGCGGGCGCGGCCGTGGACACCTTCAAGCAGGCACTGGCCAGCGAGCACGCCACGGGCGAGGTGTCCAAGGCGCTCGGGTTCGAGCTGGCCATGGCCTACGAGGCCCGTGGCGACGCGGGCAAGGCCCTCTATCACTTCCAGCGCGTGGCCGCGCTCGACGCGAAGTTCCGCGACGCAGCCGGTCATGCGGAGCGGTTGGCCGCCACCACCTCCCCGGTGGTGGATCCGCTGCCCACCAGCGGACCCAGGAACGGGTCCAACGGTGCGGCCAAGGCCGCCAGTCCCCGAGTGCCCGTCGCCGCGGCCAACCCCGCGGCGGCGAGCGCAGCCAATCCGCGCAAGGTAGGCTACGTCTAG
- the efp gene encoding elongation factor P codes for MAGVIDTSEFRKGMKIEVDGEPFEIVEFQHVKPGKGSAFVRTSIRSLLSGRVLQPTFKSGDKVGKPDIEEKDMQYLYEQAGDFYFMDTRNYEQTFISADVLGEAKNFLKENINASILFYNGKAIGVTLPNSVDLKVTKCDPGVRGDTVSGALKPATLETGYTVNVPLFINEGDILKIDTRDGKYLTRVATAG; via the coding sequence ATGGCCGGTGTCATTGATACGTCCGAGTTCCGCAAGGGCATGAAGATCGAAGTCGACGGCGAGCCCTTCGAGATCGTCGAGTTCCAGCACGTCAAGCCGGGCAAGGGCTCGGCGTTCGTGCGCACGTCGATCCGCAGTCTGCTGTCCGGGCGCGTGCTGCAGCCGACCTTCAAGTCCGGTGACAAGGTGGGCAAGCCGGACATCGAAGAGAAGGACATGCAGTACCTGTACGAGCAGGCCGGCGACTTCTACTTCATGGACACGCGCAACTACGAGCAGACCTTCATCAGCGCGGACGTGCTCGGCGAGGCGAAGAACTTCCTCAAGGAGAACATCAACGCGTCCATCCTGTTCTACAACGGCAAGGCCATTGGCGTGACCCTGCCGAACTCGGTGGACCTGAAGGTCACGAAGTGCGATCCGGGCGTGCGTGGCGACACGGTGTCCGGTGCGTTGAAGCCGGCCACGCTGGAGACGGGCTACACCGTCAACGTGCCGCTCTTCATCAACGAGGGTGACATCCTCAAGATCGACACGCGCGATGGCAAGTACCTCACGCGCGTGGCCACCGCGGGCTAG
- the pilQ gene encoding type IV pilus secretin PilQ, translated as MLEESAVTRGKLMSMVAALVVAIVGVGAEAAELNTLRDLKVVQTGSGTQVVVTGTRAPTFTVFRLSGPERLVVDLSSADATGIKGLHNGSGPVSGVVASQFSDERASVGRVLVALHQAAQYDVRAEGNKVVISVDGAAAQAEAKPAPAPKAEPAPEVKPAAPAVAKAEPAPKVESAPKVESAPKAEPTPVVAEAEPRKKPVEQPAPAVASAPAQLPENVVAAEADEREVAHPARRITAVSFNRDTLNIRTDGEVARYEVLELADPPRLAVDVYGVGLSARAPRVRSGLLKDVRVGAHSDKVRLVLDVRGEMPGYRVDRSGRGLEVVLGGKVARKPAAPSDTPEKVVAENEPLRSTPVSAQPAAVDVKDLTFDENDTGGRVNLKLSGAVVWKVERPDPRSAVLSLENAKLPRRLERSLDTSALETPVKMISAFAVPGEGNRVRVVVAADGAIEENVSQVAGGLSWRLSVKGVKTEQVAVTQRTAGFTAEAPTYVSEGAPQQARYRGKKVSFEFKDIDIQNLLRVIAEISKKNIVVADDVSGKVTIRLRNVPWDQALDLVLRTKGLGKEEFGNIVRVAPLKTLEEEAKLRQERKKSLVAQEELLVSLIPVNYAVANEMSTRVKDVLSERGTVTVDTRTNVLIVKDVRANTEKARALVRNLDTQTPQVLIESRIVEANTSFSRELGVQWGGQALATPATGNATGLIFPNTVAVSGASGGGATGVSDDPNFAVNLPVGAGQGLGGALGFVFGSAGGALALNLRISAAEAEGVLKTISAPKVTTLDNNTARISQGLSIPFSQVSAAGANTTFVEARLSLEVTPHITQDGSILMTINAQNNQPDPANTGANGQPAIQRKEANTQVLVKDGDTTVIGGIYVRRGSSQSNSVPFLSKIPVLGLLFKNHRERDERQELLIFISPRILNRQTIAQSL; from the coding sequence ATGCTCGAGGAGAGCGCTGTGACGAGGGGCAAGTTGATGAGCATGGTGGCCGCCCTGGTGGTCGCCATCGTGGGTGTCGGGGCCGAGGCCGCCGAGCTCAATACCCTGCGCGACCTGAAGGTGGTGCAGACGGGCTCGGGCACCCAGGTGGTGGTGACCGGCACGCGGGCACCCACATTCACCGTCTTCCGGCTGAGTGGTCCGGAGCGGCTGGTGGTGGACCTCTCGTCGGCGGACGCCACGGGCATCAAGGGGCTCCACAACGGCTCGGGACCGGTGTCTGGAGTGGTGGCCTCCCAGTTCTCGGACGAGCGCGCGAGCGTGGGCCGGGTGCTGGTGGCGTTGCACCAGGCCGCGCAGTACGACGTGCGCGCCGAGGGCAACAAGGTCGTCATCTCGGTGGATGGAGCAGCGGCGCAGGCCGAGGCGAAGCCCGCCCCCGCACCGAAGGCCGAGCCCGCCCCCGAGGTGAAGCCCGCCGCGCCGGCAGTGGCCAAGGCCGAGCCCGCGCCGAAGGTCGAGTCCGCGCCGAAGGTCGAGTCCGCGCCGAAGGCCGAGCCCACCCCGGTGGTGGCCGAGGCCGAGCCGCGGAAGAAGCCCGTCGAGCAGCCCGCGCCGGCCGTGGCTTCGGCCCCCGCGCAGCTGCCGGAGAACGTGGTGGCGGCCGAGGCGGACGAGCGCGAGGTGGCGCATCCGGCCCGCCGCATCACCGCGGTCTCCTTCAACCGTGACACGCTGAACATCCGCACGGACGGCGAGGTCGCTCGCTACGAGGTGCTGGAGCTGGCGGATCCGCCGCGGCTCGCGGTGGACGTGTACGGCGTGGGCCTGTCCGCTCGGGCTCCGCGCGTGCGCTCGGGCCTGCTCAAGGACGTGCGCGTGGGTGCGCACTCGGACAAGGTGCGTCTGGTGCTCGATGTGCGCGGGGAGATGCCCGGCTACCGGGTGGACCGCAGCGGCCGGGGCCTGGAGGTGGTGCTCGGTGGCAAGGTGGCCCGCAAGCCGGCCGCGCCGTCCGACACGCCGGAGAAGGTGGTCGCGGAGAACGAGCCCCTGCGCTCCACGCCCGTGAGCGCGCAGCCGGCCGCCGTGGACGTCAAGGACCTGACCTTCGACGAGAACGACACCGGTGGGCGGGTGAACCTCAAGCTGTCTGGCGCGGTGGTGTGGAAGGTGGAGCGGCCGGATCCCCGCAGCGCGGTGCTGTCGCTGGAGAACGCGAAGCTGCCGCGGCGGCTGGAGCGCAGCCTGGACACCAGCGCGCTGGAGACGCCGGTGAAGATGATCAGCGCCTTCGCGGTGCCCGGCGAGGGCAACCGGGTGCGCGTGGTGGTGGCCGCGGACGGCGCCATCGAGGAGAACGTGAGCCAGGTGGCCGGTGGCCTCTCCTGGCGGCTGAGCGTCAAGGGCGTGAAGACGGAGCAGGTGGCCGTCACCCAGCGCACCGCCGGCTTCACCGCCGAGGCGCCCACGTACGTCTCCGAGGGCGCGCCCCAGCAGGCCCGCTACCGCGGCAAGAAGGTGTCCTTCGAGTTCAAGGACATCGACATCCAGAACCTGCTGCGCGTCATCGCGGAGATCTCCAAGAAGAACATCGTGGTCGCCGATGACGTCAGCGGCAAGGTGACCATCCGCCTGCGCAACGTGCCCTGGGATCAGGCGTTGGACCTCGTCCTGCGCACCAAGGGCCTGGGCAAGGAGGAGTTCGGCAACATCGTGCGCGTGGCGCCGCTGAAGACGCTGGAGGAGGAGGCCAAGCTGCGTCAGGAGCGCAAGAAGTCGCTCGTGGCCCAGGAGGAGCTGCTGGTGAGCCTCATCCCGGTGAACTACGCGGTGGCCAACGAGATGTCCACCCGAGTCAAGGACGTGCTGAGCGAGCGCGGAACGGTGACGGTGGACACGCGCACCAACGTGCTCATCGTCAAGGACGTGCGCGCCAACACCGAGAAGGCGCGGGCGCTGGTGCGCAACCTGGACACGCAGACGCCTCAGGTGCTCATCGAGAGCCGCATCGTGGAGGCCAACACCTCGTTCAGCCGCGAGCTCGGCGTGCAGTGGGGTGGTCAGGCCCTGGCCACTCCGGCCACGGGCAACGCCACCGGCCTCATCTTCCCCAACACCGTGGCCGTGTCGGGTGCCTCGGGCGGTGGCGCGACGGGCGTCTCCGACGATCCGAACTTCGCCGTCAACCTGCCGGTTGGCGCGGGTCAGGGCCTCGGTGGTGCGTTGGGCTTCGTGTTCGGCTCGGCCGGTGGTGCGCTGGCCCTCAACCTGCGCATCTCCGCGGCGGAGGCCGAGGGTGTGTTGAAGACCATCTCCGCGCCCAAGGTGACGACGCTGGACAACAACACCGCCCGCATCAGCCAGGGTCTGTCCATCCCGTTCAGCCAGGTGTCCGCGGCCGGTGCCAACACCACCTTCGTCGAGGCGCGTCTGTCCCTCGAGGTGACGCCGCACATCACCCAGGACGGCAGCATCCTGATGACCATCAACGCGCAGAACAACCAGCCGGATCCGGCCAACACCGGTGCCAACGGACAGCCCGCCATCCAGCGCAAGGAGGCCAACACCCAGGTGCTGGTGAAGGACGGCGACACCACCGTCATCGGCGGCATCTACGTCCGCCGCGGCAGCTCCCAGAGCAACTCGGTGCCCTTCCTGTCGAAGATTCCGGTGCTGGGCCTGCTGTTCAAGAACCACCGCGAGCGTGATGAGCGCCAGGAGCTGCTCATCTTCATCTCGCCGCGGATCCTCAACCGGCAGACGATCGCCCAGTCGCTGTAG
- a CDS encoding roadblock/LC7 domain-containing protein, whose translation MSFRTHLESVVNQVDGALACSVMGFDGIAVETHQRDEAGDLELTGAWVEYANLLGQLRQAAETLKTGAVQEVSVNSERVLTLMRLVSPEYFLVLALRADGNYGKGRYVLRVTAPKILAEL comes from the coding sequence ATGTCCTTCCGCACGCACCTCGAGTCGGTGGTCAACCAGGTCGATGGGGCCCTGGCCTGCAGTGTGATGGGTTTCGACGGCATCGCCGTGGAGACCCATCAGCGGGACGAGGCGGGTGATCTGGAGCTGACCGGGGCCTGGGTGGAGTACGCCAACCTGCTCGGTCAGCTGCGGCAGGCCGCCGAGACCCTCAAGACGGGCGCCGTCCAGGAGGTCAGCGTCAACAGCGAGCGGGTGCTCACGCTGATGCGCCTGGTGTCTCCGGAATACTTCCTGGTCCTGGCGCTCCGGGCGGACGGTAACTACGGAAAGGGCAGATACGTCCTCCGGGTGACCGCCCCCAAGATCCTCGCCGAGCTGTAG
- the accC gene encoding acetyl-CoA carboxylase biotin carboxylase subunit — protein MFKKVLIANRGEIALRVIRACRELGIATVAVHSTADANALHVRFADESVCIGPPPSKESYLNIPQLLSAAEITRADAIHPGYGFLSENSEFAKVCRDCKIHFIGPRPEMISLMGNKVRARAAAREAGLPLLPGSAGTVKDAREAEVFAKEIGYPVILKAAAGGGGKGMKIVREPGALAQAFATAAAEAVASFNNGDLYIERYVEKPRHIEIQVVADEHGNIIHLGERECSVQRRHQKLIEESPSPALTPELRREMGEVSIRAMQKLGYNNVGTIEYLLDENGRFYFMEMNTRIQVEHPVTELVTGIDLVREQITLSSGEPLKRKQEDIQMRGHAIECRVNAEDPITFAPWPGKITAYSVPGGYGVRVDSSAYENYTVLPYYDSLLAKLIVYAEDRPTAIRRMQRALGEYVVQGIRTNIPFHRAAMAEDAFVEGNYDTRFVERLLASETGSHRLRKAIEETP, from the coding sequence GTGTTCAAGAAGGTGCTGATCGCCAACCGCGGGGAGATTGCCCTGCGGGTCATCCGCGCCTGCCGCGAGCTGGGTATCGCCACTGTGGCGGTGCACTCCACGGCGGACGCCAATGCGCTGCACGTACGGTTCGCCGATGAGTCGGTGTGCATCGGTCCGCCGCCGTCCAAGGAGAGCTACCTCAACATCCCGCAGCTGCTCTCCGCGGCCGAAATCACGCGTGCGGACGCCATCCACCCGGGCTACGGCTTCCTCTCGGAGAACTCCGAGTTCGCCAAGGTGTGCCGGGACTGCAAGATTCATTTCATCGGCCCCCGGCCGGAGATGATCTCGCTGATGGGCAACAAGGTGCGCGCGCGCGCCGCGGCACGCGAGGCGGGCCTGCCCCTGCTGCCCGGGAGCGCGGGCACCGTGAAGGACGCCCGCGAGGCCGAGGTCTTCGCCAAGGAGATCGGCTATCCCGTCATCCTCAAGGCGGCGGCCGGCGGTGGTGGCAAGGGCATGAAGATCGTCCGCGAGCCGGGCGCCCTGGCCCAGGCCTTCGCCACGGCGGCCGCGGAGGCGGTGGCCTCCTTCAACAACGGCGACCTCTACATCGAGCGGTACGTGGAGAAGCCGCGCCACATCGAGATCCAGGTCGTGGCCGACGAGCACGGCAACATCATCCACCTGGGTGAGCGCGAGTGCTCCGTGCAGCGGCGCCACCAGAAGCTCATCGAGGAGAGCCCCTCGCCGGCGCTCACCCCGGAGCTTCGCCGCGAGATGGGCGAGGTCTCCATCCGCGCGATGCAGAAGCTCGGCTACAACAACGTGGGCACCATCGAGTACCTGCTCGACGAGAACGGGCGGTTCTACTTCATGGAGATGAACACCCGCATCCAGGTGGAGCACCCGGTGACCGAGCTCGTCACCGGCATCGACCTGGTCCGCGAGCAGATCACGCTCTCCTCCGGCGAGCCGCTCAAGCGCAAGCAGGAAGACATCCAGATGCGCGGCCACGCCATCGAGTGCCGCGTCAACGCCGAGGACCCCATCACCTTCGCCCCCTGGCCGGGGAAGATCACCGCCTACAGCGTCCCCGGCGGTTATGGCGTGCGTGTGGACTCCAGTGCGTACGAGAACTACACCGTGCTGCCGTACTACGACAGCCTGCTGGCCAAGCTGATCGTCTACGCGGAGGACCGGCCCACGGCCATCCGCCGCATGCAGCGGGCGCTGGGCGAGTACGTGGTGCAGGGCATCCGCACCAACATCCCGTTCCACCGGGCGGCGATGGCGGAGGACGCCTTCGTCGAGGGCAACTACGACACGCGCTTCGTGGAGCGGCTGCTGGCTTCCGAGACGGGCAGCCACCGGCTGCGCAAGGCCATCGAAGAGACGCCCTGA
- a CDS encoding ExeA family protein, with the protein MTYLDYFELTQEPFSNAPVSRFYYNSAQHSQALTRLMHAVSYMKGLSILVGDIGAGKTTLARRMLDSLPESEYEAALLVIIHSGITANWLLRRIALQLGVENPAQEKLALLSQLYQRLLQIYESGKKAVVLIDEAQMLETRELMEEFRGLLNLEVPERKLISFVFFGLPEIEKNLKLDPPLAQRVALRYKLEPFTAESTEAYIKHRLRLAGCPRMPFTPEALLAVHQRSGGTPRVINSICDNALFETFLAREQTIGDKLIQRIADNLGLVGSVPQQDAPQPKPAAAAANQSSRAGGNSKVDLAEIDRYLEGLGKL; encoded by the coding sequence ATGACCTACCTCGACTATTTCGAGCTCACCCAGGAGCCCTTCTCCAACGCGCCGGTGAGCCGGTTCTATTACAACTCGGCTCAGCACTCCCAGGCACTGACCCGGCTGATGCATGCCGTCAGCTACATGAAGGGTCTGTCCATCCTGGTGGGTGACATCGGAGCTGGAAAGACGACGCTCGCGCGCCGCATGCTCGACTCGCTGCCCGAGTCCGAGTACGAGGCCGCGCTGCTCGTCATCATCCACTCCGGCATCACCGCCAACTGGCTGCTGCGGCGCATCGCCCTGCAGCTGGGCGTGGAGAACCCGGCCCAGGAGAAGCTGGCCCTGCTGTCCCAGCTCTACCAGCGGCTGCTTCAAATCTACGAGTCCGGCAAGAAGGCCGTCGTCCTCATCGACGAGGCCCAGATGCTGGAGACGCGCGAGCTGATGGAGGAGTTCCGGGGTCTGCTCAACCTGGAGGTCCCCGAGCGCAAGCTCATCTCCTTCGTCTTCTTCGGACTCCCGGAGATCGAGAAGAACCTCAAGTTGGATCCGCCGTTGGCCCAGCGCGTGGCGCTCCGCTACAAGCTGGAGCCCTTCACGGCCGAGTCCACCGAGGCCTACATCAAGCACCGCCTGCGGTTGGCCGGCTGCCCGCGCATGCCCTTCACCCCCGAGGCCCTGCTGGCCGTTCACCAGCGCTCGGGTGGCACTCCGCGCGTCATCAACAGCATCTGCGACAACGCGCTCTTCGAGACCTTCCTGGCCCGCGAGCAGACCATCGGCGACAAGCTCATCCAGCGCATCGCCGACAATCTGGGCCTGGTGGGCTCGGTGCCCCAGCAGGACGCTCCCCAGCCGAAGCCGGCCGCCGCCGCCGCCAACCAGAGCAGTCGGGCAGGCGGCAACTCGAAGGTCGACCTCGCGGAGATCGACCGTTATCTCGAGGGACTCGGTAAGCTGTAG